From the Bdellovibrio reynosensis genome, one window contains:
- a CDS encoding glycine--tRNA ligase — translation MKIRQLADLNTLVSLSKRRGFVFQSSEIYGGLGSCWDYGPLGSLMKLNVKRAWWNAMTRRPDIVGLDAAILMHPTVWKASGHVDGFSDPLVDCKDCKTRFRADNTDSYINEKKCPNCGSKNLSEERNFNLMFKTHMGPLEDSASVVYLRPETAQGHFVNFQNCQQASRYKIPFGIAAIGKSFRNEITPGNFIFRTREFEQMEMQYFVKPGTDEQYFNEWKETRMKFYLKYGLKKENIRYKDHDKLAHYARAAVDVEFKFPMGFSELEGIHNRSDFDLTQHSKFSGKNLEYFDEANKEKYIPYVIETAVGCDRLFLAFMCDAYREEVTTDEAGKEDVRVVMGLHPEIAPYKVAVLPLSKKEELTSIADKLRDQLAEDMDVTYDETASIGKRYRRQDEIGTPFCVTVDFETINDQAVTVRHRDTMVQERIPMSQLNGYIAGKLKNFNA, via the coding sequence ATGAAAATTAGGCAACTAGCAGATCTAAACACCCTTGTTTCCCTTAGCAAACGCCGCGGTTTCGTTTTTCAATCCAGCGAAATTTACGGTGGTCTTGGTAGCTGTTGGGATTATGGACCTTTAGGTTCGTTGATGAAGCTTAATGTGAAGCGCGCATGGTGGAACGCCATGACCCGCAGACCAGACATCGTAGGTCTTGATGCTGCGATCTTGATGCATCCAACAGTGTGGAAAGCATCTGGTCACGTGGATGGTTTCAGTGATCCTTTAGTTGACTGTAAAGACTGTAAAACTCGTTTCAGAGCTGACAACACTGATTCATACATCAACGAAAAAAAATGCCCTAACTGCGGTAGCAAAAACTTATCTGAAGAGCGTAACTTCAACTTGATGTTTAAAACTCACATGGGTCCTTTGGAAGATTCAGCGAGCGTGGTTTACTTGCGCCCTGAAACTGCACAAGGTCACTTTGTGAACTTCCAAAACTGCCAACAAGCTTCTCGCTATAAAATTCCATTCGGTATTGCAGCGATTGGTAAGTCGTTCCGTAACGAAATCACTCCAGGTAATTTCATTTTCCGTACGCGCGAATTTGAACAAATGGAAATGCAATATTTCGTAAAACCAGGCACGGATGAGCAATACTTCAACGAGTGGAAAGAAACTCGCATGAAGTTCTATCTTAAATATGGTCTTAAAAAAGAAAACATCCGTTACAAAGACCACGATAAGCTAGCTCACTATGCAAGAGCTGCGGTGGACGTAGAGTTCAAATTCCCAATGGGCTTTTCTGAACTTGAAGGTATCCACAATCGTTCAGACTTTGACTTGACTCAACATTCAAAATTCTCTGGTAAAAACCTTGAGTACTTTGATGAAGCAAACAAAGAAAAATACATCCCGTATGTTATCGAAACAGCCGTTGGTTGTGATCGTTTGTTCCTAGCTTTCATGTGCGATGCTTACCGTGAGGAAGTAACGACCGACGAGGCGGGTAAAGAAGACGTGCGCGTGGTGATGGGTCTTCACCCAGAAATCGCTCCTTATAAAGTAGCGGTGTTGCCTTTATCTAAAAAAGAAGAGCTGACATCAATTGCTGATAAATTGCGTGATCAATTGGCTGAAGACATGGATGTGACTTACGATGAAACTGCATCCATCGGTAAGCGGTACCGTCGTCAGGATGAAATCGGAACTCCATTCTGCGTGACTGTGGATTTTGAAACTATCAACGATCAAGCTGTGACAGTTCGTCATCGCGATACGATGGTTCAAGAGCGCATTCCAATGTCCCAATTGAATGGCTACATCGCGGGCAAGTTGAAAAATTTCAACGCTTAA
- a CDS encoding tetratricopeptide repeat protein — protein MMKKGLLAFSLSLGVAAHAQTSTNSTQDLLIQKLTQVQLGLAPADPARGAVLLRLADLHAERARQLSMKELNDGCTVCKAGDKDREKALGYYTEALTKVAPATMAKIHLQMGHLYELQGRNELAEKSYQAMLSSSSSPLEMAEANLSLAEMAFRKNDFSKAQGLYGKVLATEGASSQGLAAYRNAWCSFRMGDMEASITQLQGILKNPKLQSRMASARGVADAQFLEEVSRDMATFMAARGLKDGDAETLFALTPEQFKMQQITILAREAVRLGQKEPALKAWDFVYQKQSDPKARLEAQVRMAQLNFDLKNTSAAAKSFQIALNLWGGTDCTLASCEESAKGLRQFVVGWNRLENGKPSAELLTAYDEYFKVFSEDEDMYVWGAQAAAVANQYAQAAQWTALANKVILAKCTAETDAAQKKAQAEKLEKNLLLGIENAEKSKDEALLVAAQDDYLAKSVSKAKAFDVQYQRTYAIYQKGDYATSAEQLKMLALDPKGTRAIQIQAAELSLDALAILKDDARIQQWAAEFAGKFAEKKADFQNVQQKSILTQSAKLAEAQPDQALTVLAGFVPAAASAEDRIIYLKNKILLNEKVNKITEARVAVEDLLREPSLTSDEREFALGRKVWFAELELDFATALKAAEQMKFSTLSQEERMLKLALYSELADKDPKNYYSQYLKNSKDDEKKALIATQLVRLSKAPVKDLEASKSYYKNNMGLYARAALDVYATTNDIKFLERVAKEKGDSKQDAFVMIEKILVLNELKSMSAQVAAHTVDTKNQNTIAAGLKARVKMLDKLDVLANRAIASGDWSSQLLALDVVAKENLRFYNEVLSLPMPAGLTPEQEGEYLTILSQQVAPNQNTATMAESKVKEFWGQKTALDSYKTFAHQNFQWAKFTNAEVEALAAVAPEDQKASWAALAADIRNADLATQKPSLAELEKARTNLKQNPFMATAIEQVLVLERKAQRKSMVEYLEGRLASLAKRDDAKGNQ, from the coding sequence ATGATGAAAAAAGGACTTTTAGCATTCTCATTATCTTTGGGTGTGGCGGCACATGCGCAAACATCTACTAATTCAACCCAAGATCTTCTGATTCAAAAATTGACTCAAGTGCAATTAGGCTTGGCTCCGGCAGATCCTGCTCGTGGCGCAGTACTTTTGCGTTTGGCTGACTTGCATGCAGAACGTGCTCGTCAACTTTCAATGAAAGAACTTAACGACGGCTGCACAGTTTGTAAGGCCGGCGACAAAGATCGCGAAAAAGCATTAGGTTATTATACTGAAGCTTTAACTAAGGTGGCGCCTGCAACTATGGCGAAAATTCACCTGCAAATGGGTCATCTTTATGAACTTCAAGGTCGTAATGAGCTAGCTGAAAAAAGTTACCAAGCGATGTTGAGTTCTTCATCTTCTCCGTTAGAGATGGCTGAGGCGAACCTTTCTTTGGCTGAAATGGCCTTTAGAAAAAATGATTTCTCAAAAGCTCAAGGCCTTTATGGCAAAGTCTTAGCAACTGAAGGCGCAAGCTCTCAAGGACTAGCGGCTTATCGCAATGCTTGGTGTTCTTTCAGAATGGGTGACATGGAAGCTTCCATCACTCAGTTGCAAGGCATTCTAAAAAATCCAAAACTTCAGTCACGTATGGCTTCGGCTCGTGGTGTGGCTGATGCTCAATTCCTAGAGGAAGTTTCCCGCGATATGGCGACTTTCATGGCGGCACGCGGTCTTAAAGACGGCGACGCGGAAACTTTATTTGCACTGACTCCTGAACAATTCAAAATGCAACAAATCACCATCCTTGCTCGCGAGGCTGTGCGTTTGGGGCAAAAAGAGCCAGCTCTTAAAGCTTGGGATTTTGTTTATCAAAAACAAAGTGATCCTAAGGCGCGCCTAGAAGCGCAAGTGCGTATGGCGCAACTTAACTTTGATCTTAAAAATACTTCAGCGGCAGCAAAATCATTCCAAATAGCTTTAAACCTTTGGGGTGGGACTGATTGCACGTTGGCTAGTTGTGAAGAGTCAGCAAAAGGTCTTCGTCAATTTGTGGTTGGTTGGAACCGTTTAGAAAACGGCAAGCCAAGTGCTGAATTGCTAACGGCTTACGATGAATACTTTAAAGTGTTCTCTGAAGATGAAGACATGTACGTATGGGGTGCACAAGCTGCGGCTGTGGCAAACCAATACGCGCAAGCAGCGCAATGGACGGCTTTAGCTAATAAAGTGATCCTTGCTAAATGCACTGCGGAAACAGATGCGGCTCAGAAAAAAGCTCAAGCTGAAAAATTAGAAAAGAATTTGTTGTTGGGTATCGAAAATGCTGAAAAATCAAAAGACGAAGCTCTTTTGGTGGCAGCACAAGATGACTACTTGGCTAAATCGGTTTCTAAAGCCAAAGCCTTTGATGTTCAGTACCAAAGAACTTATGCGATCTACCAAAAAGGTGATTACGCGACTTCGGCTGAACAACTTAAAATGTTGGCTTTAGATCCTAAAGGGACGCGCGCGATTCAAATTCAAGCTGCAGAGTTGTCTTTGGATGCTTTGGCGATCCTTAAAGACGATGCTCGCATTCAGCAATGGGCTGCGGAATTCGCAGGTAAATTTGCTGAAAAGAAGGCGGACTTCCAAAACGTGCAACAAAAATCAATCCTAACTCAATCTGCGAAATTGGCTGAAGCTCAGCCGGATCAAGCTTTGACTGTGTTAGCTGGTTTTGTCCCGGCGGCGGCAAGTGCTGAAGACCGTATCATCTATCTTAAAAACAAAATCCTTCTGAACGAAAAAGTAAATAAGATCACAGAAGCAAGAGTGGCAGTTGAAGACCTTCTTCGCGAGCCGTCTTTGACTTCTGATGAGCGTGAGTTTGCTTTAGGTCGTAAAGTTTGGTTTGCGGAACTTGAACTTGATTTTGCCACAGCTTTAAAAGCAGCAGAGCAAATGAAATTCAGCACTCTTTCTCAAGAAGAAAGAATGTTGAAGTTGGCTCTTTATTCAGAGCTAGCTGATAAAGATCCTAAAAACTATTATTCTCAATATTTGAAAAATTCCAAAGACGATGAAAAGAAAGCGCTGATTGCGACTCAATTAGTGCGTCTTTCGAAAGCTCCGGTCAAAGACCTGGAAGCTTCTAAGTCTTACTATAAAAACAACATGGGTCTTTATGCTCGTGCGGCGTTGGATGTTTATGCAACAACGAACGATATTAAATTCCTTGAGCGCGTAGCTAAAGAAAAAGGTGATTCAAAACAAGATGCATTCGTGATGATCGAAAAAATCTTGGTATTGAATGAACTAAAATCTATGTCTGCTCAAGTAGCGGCCCACACAGTTGATACTAAGAACCAAAACACAATTGCGGCAGGCCTTAAAGCTCGCGTGAAAATGTTAGATAAATTAGACGTTCTGGCAAATCGTGCTATTGCGTCTGGTGACTGGTCCTCTCAATTGTTAGCTTTAGATGTAGTGGCTAAAGAAAATCTTCGTTTTTACAACGAAGTACTTTCTTTACCAATGCCAGCGGGCCTGACTCCTGAACAAGAAGGTGAATACTTAACGATCCTTTCTCAGCAAGTTGCTCCAAACCAAAACACAGCGACAATGGCTGAAAGCAAAGTAAAAGAATTCTGGGGTCAAAAGACGGCTTTAGATTCTTATAAAACTTTTGCACATCAAAATTTCCAATGGGCGAAGTTCACAAATGCTGAAGTGGAAGCTTTGGCCGCCGTGGCACCTGAAGATCAAAAAGCTTCTTGGGCAGCTTTAGCAGCTGACATTAGGAATGCGGATCTTGCGACCCAAAAACCAAGTTTGGCAGAGCTTGAAAAAGCCCGCACAAACTTGAAACAAAACCCATTCATGGCAACCGCTATCGAACAGGTTCTAGTTTTAGAAAGAAAAGCACAACGTAAGAGCATGGTGGAATACCTTGAAGGTCGCCTAGCGTCCTTGGCAAAACGTGATGATGCGAAAGGAAACCAATAA
- a CDS encoding tetratricopeptide repeat protein → MMIVKSLTVASLLLGVHNAALAEDDLMSILEGKTGTSAAQFVESEEVAKLKKAVNPSSAEQNIFFQFLVEKNYEKALFQWSSAFNGSTFQALETGKALEAFLYYKNGLKLNGVESLMAIKEPQKIDNSVISLWKENLNDKDPVWGMVQITWNPYWTGVFGVGAEMAVVLQKTYVEEDIASLTELIKKTPVDSAQRAILQWQLVLNLGIKGDASKAAQVLAHLMKVKNNPIDKDLMTITAGRLLYQNGFLDASLKYYEKISKKSDYWFQAQEEMAWAYMRKGEPQNAMAITKTLTYPHFKGWVGIESYLLGSFTSLKVCDYPGVIATMKAIKPQFGEHLIALEKLAADARQPAVANLMKSLADGPVSNEKLGKDAHQLPTYASKDEMLSLLVKRHQFLSKEAGVAEQLYARSLTFGNLQGQFETLKNQVQTRAQMTEGAGYQRVQDLAKQELEDSKQVMQRLRIVEVEMIQQVDSAQKFLKNLGTSEAKIGSTGSSSKHAMNFVHDKEIWFDELSNFKVDVKKGCAKAVAKE, encoded by the coding sequence ATGATGATCGTAAAATCCTTAACTGTTGCATCTTTACTTTTAGGTGTTCACAACGCGGCTTTAGCTGAAGACGACTTGATGAGCATCCTTGAAGGAAAGACTGGCACTTCGGCAGCTCAATTCGTTGAGTCTGAAGAAGTGGCTAAGCTTAAAAAAGCCGTGAACCCTTCATCGGCTGAACAAAATATCTTCTTTCAGTTCTTAGTTGAAAAGAACTATGAAAAAGCTTTGTTCCAGTGGAGCTCGGCTTTTAACGGATCTACTTTCCAAGCTTTAGAAACTGGCAAAGCCCTTGAGGCGTTTTTATATTATAAAAACGGCTTAAAACTGAATGGCGTCGAAAGTTTGATGGCAATTAAAGAGCCCCAAAAAATTGACAACTCAGTTATCAGCCTTTGGAAAGAAAACTTGAACGATAAAGATCCAGTGTGGGGCATGGTTCAGATCACCTGGAATCCTTATTGGACAGGTGTGTTCGGTGTGGGTGCTGAAATGGCGGTGGTTTTGCAAAAAACCTACGTTGAAGAAGACATCGCAAGCCTGACTGAACTAATCAAAAAGACCCCGGTGGATTCAGCACAACGTGCGATCCTACAATGGCAGTTGGTTTTAAATCTTGGTATCAAAGGGGACGCTTCAAAAGCGGCTCAAGTTCTTGCTCACTTAATGAAGGTTAAGAACAATCCGATTGATAAAGATCTTATGACGATCACTGCGGGCCGTTTGTTATATCAAAACGGTTTCTTGGATGCTTCGTTGAAATATTACGAAAAGATCTCTAAGAAGTCTGATTACTGGTTTCAAGCTCAAGAAGAAATGGCTTGGGCTTACATGAGAAAAGGTGAACCACAAAACGCAATGGCAATCACTAAAACTCTGACTTACCCACACTTTAAAGGTTGGGTAGGAATTGAGTCGTATCTTTTAGGTTCTTTCACAAGCCTAAAAGTGTGTGATTACCCAGGCGTGATCGCGACAATGAAAGCGATAAAACCACAGTTTGGTGAACACCTTATTGCTTTAGAAAAATTGGCAGCAGACGCTCGTCAACCAGCAGTTGCGAACTTGATGAAGTCTTTGGCTGATGGACCTGTTAGCAATGAAAAGCTAGGTAAAGATGCTCATCAATTGCCGACTTATGCCTCTAAAGATGAGATGTTGTCTTTGTTAGTAAAAAGACATCAATTCCTATCTAAAGAAGCGGGTGTAGCTGAACAGCTTTACGCTCGTTCTTTGACTTTCGGAAACTTGCAAGGTCAGTTTGAAACTTTGAAAAACCAAGTTCAGACTCGCGCGCAAATGACGGAAGGTGCTGGTTACCAACGTGTTCAAGATCTGGCGAAACAAGAACTTGAAGACTCAAAACAAGTTATGCAACGCCTAAGAATCGTTGAAGTTGAAATGATCCAACAAGTGGATTCGGCGCAAAAATTCCTTAAAAACCTAGGCACGTCTGAAGCGAAAATCGGTAGCACCGGTTCAAGCAGCAAACATGCGATGAACTTTGTGCACGACAAAGAAATTTGGTTCGACGAACTTTCAAATTTCAAAGTCGATGTTAAAAAAGGTTGCGCGAAAGCCGTTGCGAAGGAGTAG
- a CDS encoding ExbD/TolR family protein, whose product MKHSKKHLDFEVNLIPFIDLLSVSICFLLITAVWLNVGSMNVKQAVGGQAQEDTKKSPLVWIRMTAKGDLDLEVQQSSLVPANLRKFRVGQQDNKVNFDGLEKALANLKQVDPSLNTGLIQPTASTAYEEIIDVMDKLKKNGMTDLGVSPL is encoded by the coding sequence ATGAAACACTCTAAAAAGCATTTAGATTTTGAAGTGAACCTTATTCCGTTCATTGACTTGTTGTCAGTGTCCATCTGTTTTCTTTTGATCACAGCAGTGTGGTTGAACGTGGGCTCTATGAATGTGAAGCAAGCCGTTGGTGGGCAAGCGCAAGAGGATACTAAAAAAAGTCCTCTAGTGTGGATCCGTATGACTGCTAAAGGTGATTTGGATCTTGAAGTTCAACAAAGCTCTTTGGTGCCAGCGAATTTACGTAAATTCCGCGTGGGCCAACAAGATAATAAAGTGAACTTCGACGGTCTAGAGAAGGCTCTTGCGAATTTAAAGCAAGTGGATCCTTCTTTAAATACCGGATTGATTCAGCCGACAGCTTCCACAGCTTACGAAGAAATCATTGATGTCATGGACAAACTTAAAAAGAACGGCATGACGGACTTAGGCGTTTCGCCTTTGTAG
- a CDS encoding outer membrane beta-barrel domain-containing protein, producing the protein MKSLSLVVALLLSSTSYAQVQEEVDSFGGNEALYMKAKALNPEVENEVIQNRFISRTKRVELAPEFSGVFGGDSYNQTNNMGMNVHYHINPSWSVGLKYSYSFNTLTPEGKAMVDKANKDAAANKKDPNYLFPQVIYPKTETTALVNWYPIVGKLSFGKLGVAHFDTYLTAGYGSMELSNSSTPAATLGLGLGFWVNQNLTTRFEYRAQQYKAEYYNKTENMVTNVASVQMGWML; encoded by the coding sequence ATGAAATCATTAAGCCTAGTTGTTGCATTACTTCTATCATCAACTTCCTACGCTCAAGTTCAGGAAGAAGTAGATTCTTTCGGTGGTAACGAAGCGCTTTACATGAAAGCAAAAGCTTTAAACCCTGAAGTGGAAAACGAAGTTATCCAAAATCGTTTTATCTCTCGCACGAAGCGCGTTGAGCTAGCTCCAGAATTTTCTGGCGTGTTCGGGGGTGATTCATACAACCAAACAAACAACATGGGTATGAACGTTCACTATCATATCAACCCATCTTGGAGTGTGGGTTTAAAATACAGTTATTCATTCAACACTTTAACTCCTGAAGGTAAAGCGATGGTGGATAAGGCGAATAAAGACGCCGCTGCAAACAAAAAAGATCCAAACTACCTTTTCCCGCAAGTGATCTATCCTAAAACTGAAACGACAGCTTTGGTTAACTGGTACCCTATCGTGGGTAAACTAAGCTTTGGTAAATTGGGTGTTGCTCACTTCGATACGTACCTGACTGCAGGTTACGGTTCTATGGAGCTTTCAAATAGCTCGACTCCGGCTGCGACTTTGGGGCTTGGCTTGGGTTTCTGGGTTAATCAAAACCTGACAACTCGTTTTGAATACCGTGCTCAACAGTACAAAGCTGAATACTATAATAAGACTGAAAACATGGTGACTAACGTCGCTTCAGTACAAATGGGATGGATGTTATGA
- a CDS encoding MotA/TolQ/ExbB proton channel family protein has protein sequence MEFLTTTAQAFAHGGFWMWPILAIQLVSFAIMAERAYALFVRRKTNQTQFALGFEESIRRGEMDAVITKATSMQATNPVARAIAAGAMAAKNLGGKEEVQGKMDEVLLEENAHLDHRTGFLQMLGNVATLTGLLGTITGMIKSFAAVAFANPAEKASLLSAGISEAMNATAYGLIAAIPALVAYAILQNRANRLAEDLNQGGLKVYNWLSYAYDPITSYQIKTKNKSERNTEVNA, from the coding sequence ATGGAATTTTTAACTACAACAGCACAAGCGTTCGCACACGGTGGTTTTTGGATGTGGCCTATTTTGGCGATCCAATTGGTATCTTTCGCAATCATGGCAGAAAGAGCCTACGCTCTTTTCGTTCGCCGCAAGACAAATCAAACACAATTTGCTCTTGGTTTTGAAGAATCAATCCGTCGTGGGGAGATGGATGCAGTTATCACTAAAGCTACTAGCATGCAGGCAACAAACCCTGTAGCACGCGCAATTGCAGCAGGTGCAATGGCAGCTAAGAACTTGGGTGGTAAAGAAGAAGTTCAAGGTAAAATGGACGAAGTTCTTTTAGAAGAAAACGCTCACCTTGATCACCGCACAGGTTTCTTGCAAATGCTAGGAAACGTAGCGACTTTGACAGGTCTACTTGGAACTATCACAGGTATGATCAAATCTTTCGCGGCGGTTGCGTTTGCGAATCCTGCTGAAAAAGCATCTTTGCTTTCTGCAGGTATCTCTGAAGCGATGAATGCGACAGCATACGGTCTTATCGCAGCGATCCCAGCACTAGTTGCTTATGCGATCTTGCAAAACCGTGCGAATCGTTTAGCTGAAGACTTGAACCAAGGTGGACTTAAAGTTTACAACTGGTTGAGCTATGCTTACGACCCAATCACTTCTTACCAAATTAAGACTAAGAACAAATCTGAGCGCAACACTGAAGTGAATGCGTAA
- a CDS encoding vWA domain-containing protein — protein MKLANKCILALAAGVALVGCSPSESTKLVAKAVIPKEDFQEKPKDFAVFNPKVDILFVIDNSGSMAEAQNNLSRNALEFADAISKVSILDYHIGIVTTDMDDCSTDCGKLQGYPAYVENSTPDLVNILSRKFIVGTNGSASEEMFGPVLAALSPALEMGVNRNFYRQDAFLAVIFITDAKDQSNYTPQDLLTQLVAKKGDPNKVLGYGVIRTVAQQDICTSMEDVDDKLEGFLGTVVNGDKMQQNILSLCAPDYGVKLAEFARDIVRRTSGSVKLSRIPNVKTIKVSYGTQVIPNSATNGWVYQPSTNSILLAEGIEWNYQGPNVGLTIDFETIDVSNK, from the coding sequence ATGAAATTAGCTAATAAATGCATCCTTGCATTGGCAGCGGGTGTAGCTTTAGTAGGGTGCAGCCCGAGCGAATCAACAAAGCTTGTCGCTAAAGCGGTTATTCCAAAGGAAGACTTCCAGGAAAAACCAAAAGACTTTGCGGTCTTTAATCCTAAAGTAGACATTCTTTTTGTAATCGATAACTCAGGAAGTATGGCGGAAGCGCAGAACAACTTAAGCCGCAATGCTTTGGAGTTCGCTGATGCTATTTCTAAAGTTTCGATTCTTGATTACCACATCGGTATCGTGACGACAGATATGGATGACTGCAGTACTGATTGTGGGAAGCTGCAAGGATATCCTGCCTATGTTGAAAACAGCACCCCAGATCTAGTGAATATCCTGTCACGCAAATTCATCGTGGGTACCAACGGTTCAGCTTCAGAAGAAATGTTCGGCCCGGTATTAGCGGCTTTATCCCCAGCTTTAGAGATGGGTGTGAACCGTAACTTTTATCGTCAGGACGCTTTCTTGGCGGTGATCTTTATCACCGATGCGAAAGACCAATCTAATTATACTCCACAGGATTTGTTGACACAGCTGGTGGCCAAAAAGGGTGACCCTAATAAAGTCTTGGGTTACGGGGTTATTCGCACAGTGGCTCAGCAAGATATCTGCACTTCAATGGAAGATGTCGATGATAAGCTTGAGGGCTTCTTAGGAACTGTTGTGAACGGCGATAAGATGCAACAAAACATCTTAAGTCTTTGCGCTCCAGACTACGGTGTGAAATTAGCGGAGTTTGCTCGCGATATCGTAAGGAGAACATCTGGTTCGGTGAAACTAAGCCGTATCCCGAATGTTAAGACCATCAAGGTGTCTTATGGTACGCAAGTGATCCCTAACAGTGCAACAAACGGTTGGGTGTATCAGCCTTCGACGAATTCAATCCTTCTAGCAGAAGGAATTGAGTGGAACTATCAAGGTCCGAACGTTGGTTTGACCATCGACTTCGAAACGATCGACGTAAGTAATAAATAG
- a CDS encoding AgmX/PglI C-terminal domain-containing protein — protein MSLRLVLEDNLGNITRQFPVTEKKAQLIQRADTKRLEVVTDTSALELNKIKFSTIADLDFDEMKGGKVAIGNFGSVRLVKEVSAVPVDGNVKEENKNDLKYSILLAIALFFMIISVVKFAPKENAKVTEELKQQVVKIVKTKEMKQQRVTPTSNMLADQTATKMPTKRAELVKRSGALAALGSLRSGKQRGGLNLGAVNTTAGVGLGGTGGSGGVQTSLYGKGITSAPLGHGQNIAGGGGYGTKGKGGGQAGYGSLSLVGSAGGAPVPLGAEAEIAQGLDRSAIDEVIRRNLGQVRFCYEQALQGTPNLSGRVAMGFTIGGNGLVKSASVENSSMANKGVEDCITMRLKTWKFPLPQGGVDVKVTYPFVLRRQGQG, from the coding sequence ATGAGTTTAAGATTAGTATTAGAAGACAATTTAGGAAACATCACTCGCCAGTTCCCAGTGACTGAGAAAAAAGCGCAATTGATCCAAAGAGCCGACACAAAACGTTTGGAAGTTGTGACGGACACTTCAGCGCTAGAACTTAACAAAATTAAGTTCTCTACAATTGCGGATCTTGATTTTGACGAAATGAAGGGTGGCAAAGTTGCTATTGGTAACTTTGGCTCTGTTCGTTTAGTTAAGGAAGTTTCTGCAGTTCCAGTTGATGGCAACGTTAAAGAAGAAAACAAGAATGATCTAAAGTATTCAATCTTACTTGCGATCGCTTTGTTTTTTATGATCATTTCAGTTGTTAAGTTCGCGCCAAAAGAAAACGCGAAAGTGACTGAAGAGCTTAAGCAACAAGTTGTTAAAATCGTAAAAACTAAAGAAATGAAGCAACAACGTGTGACTCCAACAAGCAATATGTTGGCAGATCAAACGGCGACTAAGATGCCAACAAAACGTGCGGAACTTGTGAAACGTTCTGGAGCATTGGCAGCTCTAGGAAGTCTTCGTTCAGGGAAACAACGTGGTGGCTTAAACCTAGGTGCAGTTAACACGACTGCCGGTGTTGGTTTAGGTGGCACTGGCGGTAGCGGTGGTGTGCAAACTTCTCTTTACGGAAAAGGTATCACTTCAGCTCCTTTAGGCCATGGACAAAATATCGCCGGTGGCGGTGGTTACGGAACGAAAGGTAAAGGCGGCGGCCAAGCGGGCTACGGCAGTCTTTCACTTGTAGGTTCTGCAGGCGGCGCTCCAGTTCCATTGGGTGCTGAAGCCGAGATCGCGCAAGGTTTAGACCGTTCTGCGATCGATGAAGTTATTCGTCGTAACTTGGGGCAAGTGCGTTTCTGTTACGAGCAAGCTTTGCAAGGTACACCAAACTTAAGCGGCCGTGTTGCGATGGGATTCACTATCGGTGGCAATGGCTTAGTTAAGTCCGCATCTGTAGAGAATTCTTCAATGGCGAACAAAGGCGTTGAAGACTGCATCACAATGCGTTTGAAAACATGGAAATTCCCGCTTCCTCAAGGTGGCGTGGACGTAAAAGTAACTTATCCTTTCGTATTACGTAGACAAGGACAGGGGTAA
- a CDS encoding ExbD/TolR family protein, protein MISDGILKTSVLTGTLEGHSIISPRGAKLKRTIAADLLLTALIDAFSILVIFLLMNFSSTGEILMIGKNMELPKAAQTDVLERNPVIKIDDNKLYVEDTEVTANTITAELLELRKKYQEIHPNEVFPGIATIQADRRVKYEFLNQVILAMNQAGYSDIKFAVVVK, encoded by the coding sequence ATGATTTCTGATGGAATCTTAAAGACATCAGTGTTGACGGGGACTTTAGAGGGTCACTCTATTATCAGTCCTCGCGGCGCTAAATTAAAAAGAACGATCGCAGCTGACCTGCTTTTGACTGCTCTTATTGATGCCTTCTCGATCCTGGTAATCTTTCTTTTGATGAATTTCTCCAGCACTGGGGAAATTTTAATGATCGGTAAAAACATGGAGCTTCCTAAAGCGGCTCAAACCGATGTTCTAGAAAGAAATCCGGTGATCAAAATCGACGACAATAAATTGTATGTTGAAGACACGGAAGTAACAGCGAATACAATCACGGCTGAACTTTTGGAGCTTCGTAAGAAGTACCAAGAAATTCATCCAAACGAAGTGTTCCCTGGTATTGCAACTATTCAAGCGGACCGCCGCGTGAAGTATGAGTTCTTAAACCAAGTTATCTTGGCGATGAACCAGGCTGGTTACAGCGACATTAAGTTTGCAGTAGTAGTGAAATAG